A genomic segment from Anaerobacillus sp. CMMVII encodes:
- a CDS encoding ATP phosphoribosyltransferase regulatory subunit — protein MSKPFMFEKPIGMRDTLPQLYEAKNQIRQAMRTEVKLWGYQPIETPTLEYYETVGVASAILDQQLFKLLDQRGNTLVLRPDMTAPIARLAASSLKDVSTPLRLAYDTNVFRSQHDEGGRPAEFEQIGVELIGDETSSADGEVIALMIASLKKAGLNHFKIAIGHVGYVNALLVDIVGNEERANTLRRYLYEKNYVGYRQHVKSLSLSSIDKSRLLQLLNLRGDFSKLTLAKELVTNGEAKKALDELEKLWGVLDCYEITDFVKLDLNLVMHMSYYTGAVFEAYSDNLGTPIASGGRYDELLQKFNRPAPATGFGIRLDLLVKALGVTAEKEAITCIIYSNERRKDAIELAKEKRLEGTAVILQDLSGVKDVDQFSKSYEDIIYCIGKNGKGDN, from the coding sequence ATGTCAAAGCCATTTATGTTTGAAAAGCCAATTGGAATGCGTGATACGCTTCCACAATTATATGAAGCTAAGAACCAAATCCGCCAAGCGATGAGAACAGAAGTAAAGCTTTGGGGTTACCAACCAATTGAAACACCGACGTTAGAATACTATGAAACTGTTGGGGTCGCCTCGGCGATTTTAGATCAGCAGTTGTTTAAACTTTTAGACCAACGCGGCAATACGCTTGTGTTACGTCCTGATATGACCGCACCAATTGCCAGACTTGCTGCATCAAGCTTAAAAGATGTCAGTACGCCGCTACGATTAGCCTATGATACAAATGTTTTCCGCTCGCAACACGACGAAGGCGGACGACCAGCGGAATTTGAACAAATCGGTGTCGAGTTAATCGGTGATGAAACGAGTAGTGCTGATGGTGAGGTCATTGCGCTAATGATCGCTTCTTTGAAAAAAGCAGGTCTCAACCATTTTAAAATTGCCATCGGTCACGTTGGTTATGTGAATGCCTTGTTAGTCGATATCGTCGGCAATGAAGAGCGCGCCAATACGCTCCGCCGCTATTTATATGAAAAAAATTACGTTGGCTACCGCCAGCATGTGAAAAGCCTATCCCTATCATCGATTGATAAAAGTCGCCTACTTCAACTACTTAATCTACGTGGCGATTTTTCAAAATTGACTCTCGCAAAAGAGCTCGTCACAAACGGTGAAGCGAAAAAAGCGCTCGATGAACTTGAGAAACTTTGGGGTGTCCTTGATTGCTACGAAATTACTGATTTTGTCAAACTAGACCTAAACCTAGTTATGCATATGAGCTATTATACCGGTGCCGTTTTCGAAGCCTACAGCGATAACCTCGGGACACCAATCGCCTCAGGAGGTCGCTATGATGAATTGCTTCAAAAGTTCAATCGTCCGGCACCAGCCACTGGCTTTGGCATCCGTTTAGATTTACTTGTTAAAGCCCTCGGCGTCACCGCAGAAAAAGAGGCAATTACCTGTATCATTTACTCAAACGAACGCCGTAAAGATGCGATCGAACTAGCCAAAGAAAAACGCCTTGAAGGCACGGCAGTCATTCTTCAGGATCTCTCAGGTGTCAAAGACGTCGATCAATTTTCCAAAAGCTATGAAGATATCATTTATTGCATCGGCAAAAACGGAAAGGGGGACAACTAA
- the hisG gene encoding ATP phosphoribosyltransferase: MLTVAMPKGRIFEEAVELLRKAGYDLPPEFEDSRRLIIDAPEAGMRFILAKPMDVPTYVEHGVADIGVAGKDTMIEEERDVYEVLDLKISECYMAVAALPTYEKSNDIAPKVASKYPNLAASYFREQGEQVEIIKLNGSIELAPLIGLADRIVDIVSTGSTLRANGLVELEKIVTITSRLIVNPVSYRMKDAIIDEVVERLAAVIEGEEQ, encoded by the coding sequence ATGCTAACAGTAGCAATGCCAAAAGGACGAATTTTTGAAGAAGCTGTTGAACTGCTTCGGAAAGCGGGTTACGATCTTCCGCCTGAGTTTGAAGACAGCCGTCGCTTGATCATTGATGCACCTGAAGCGGGCATGCGCTTTATTTTAGCGAAACCAATGGATGTCCCTACCTACGTCGAGCACGGTGTCGCCGATATTGGGGTGGCTGGAAAAGACACGATGATTGAAGAAGAGCGTGACGTTTACGAAGTGCTCGATCTGAAAATTAGCGAATGCTACATGGCCGTTGCAGCACTGCCAACCTATGAAAAAAGCAATGACATCGCTCCAAAAGTTGCTTCAAAATACCCGAACCTAGCCGCCAGCTACTTCCGCGAACAAGGCGAGCAGGTCGAAATTATAAAATTGAACGGATCAATCGAACTTGCACCACTAATTGGCCTGGCCGATCGAATCGTTGATATTGTTTCAACCGGTAGTACCTTAAGAGCAAACGGGCTTGTCGAGCTTGAGAAAATCGTCACGATTACATCCCGACTGATCGTCAATCCAGTTAGCTACCGCATGAAGGACGCCATCATCGACGAAGTGGTCGAGCGCCTAGCTGCCGTTATCGAGGGGGAAGAACAATGA
- the hisD gene encoding histidinol dehydrogenase — protein sequence MKIEKVTSKVSLKRSIDQGTDAQQQAVTAIIEQVRSEGDASVRALTEKFDGATLSSFKVTDQELEEAYAQIDDNVLAALREASENIRRFHERQKRQSWLTTEADGTILGQKITPLDSVGVYVPGGTAAYPSSILMNVIPAQVAEVKKIVMVSPPGKDGRLPAGVLVAAKELGVEHIYKMGGAQAVAALAYGTETVPAVDKIVGPGNIYVALAKRAVFGHVDIDMIAGPSEIVVLADEGANPGYIAADLLSQAEHDALASAVLVTPSRELAEAVSLEVEKQLATLPRKEIAAASIRDYGAIYVTKDLDEAIDVVNELAPEHLEVLTAEPMALLGKIRHAGAIFLGPYSSEPVGDYFAGPNHVLPTNGTARFSSPLNVDDFTKKSSIISYSKTAMLNNGHKIAALARLEGLEAHARAVEIRLVSDTARGQF from the coding sequence ATGAAAATCGAGAAAGTAACGTCCAAAGTCTCATTAAAACGCAGCATCGACCAAGGAACAGACGCTCAGCAACAAGCTGTTACAGCGATTATTGAGCAAGTTCGATCTGAAGGTGATGCGTCAGTTCGTGCCCTAACGGAAAAATTCGATGGGGCTACACTCTCAAGTTTTAAAGTGACCGACCAAGAACTAGAAGAAGCCTACGCACAAATTGATGACAATGTCCTTGCTGCGCTTCGCGAGGCAAGTGAGAATATCCGCCGCTTCCATGAACGTCAAAAGCGCCAGTCATGGTTGACAACTGAAGCGGATGGGACGATTTTAGGTCAGAAAATCACGCCACTAGACTCAGTTGGCGTCTACGTTCCTGGTGGAACAGCTGCTTACCCATCATCCATTTTAATGAACGTCATCCCAGCCCAAGTGGCCGAAGTCAAAAAGATTGTTATGGTTTCCCCACCAGGAAAAGATGGCCGCCTTCCGGCTGGCGTTTTAGTCGCAGCCAAGGAATTAGGCGTAGAACATATTTATAAAATGGGTGGTGCGCAAGCTGTCGCAGCGCTCGCCTACGGAACCGAAACAGTCCCTGCCGTCGACAAAATTGTTGGACCAGGCAACATCTACGTAGCCCTCGCTAAACGCGCTGTCTTTGGTCACGTTGACATTGACATGATCGCCGGCCCAAGTGAAATTGTTGTTCTAGCAGATGAAGGTGCAAACCCTGGGTACATAGCTGCTGACCTATTATCACAAGCAGAACACGATGCACTAGCATCAGCTGTTTTAGTGACGCCATCAAGAGAACTAGCTGAAGCTGTGTCTCTCGAAGTAGAAAAGCAACTCGCGACGCTACCACGTAAAGAAATTGCCGCAGCATCAATCCGCGATTACGGAGCGATTTATGTGACGAAGGATTTAGATGAAGCAATCGACGTTGTCAATGAACTAGCACCAGAGCATCTAGAGGTTCTGACTGCCGAGCCAATGGCGCTCTTAGGGAAAATTCGTCACGCTGGAGCAATCTTCTTAGGACCATATAGCTCAGAGCCAGTTGGCGACTACTTTGCCGGGCCAAATCACGTCTTACCAACAAACGGGACAGCACGCTTCTCAAGCCCACTAAACGTAGACGATTTCACAAAAAAATCAAGCATCATTTCCTATAGCAAAACGGCCATGCTAAATAACGGCCACAAAATCGCCGCACTCGCCCGCCTCGAAGGCCTCGAAGCCCACGCCCGCGCGGTAGAAATTCGATTGGTGTCTGACACCGCTCGTGGACAATTTTAA
- the hisB gene encoding imidazoleglycerol-phosphate dehydratase HisB, with protein MSRTAGIERNTNETQIKLELQIDGEGKANIQTPVPFLNHMLDLWTKHGLFDLTIEANGDVEIDDHHTTEDIGICLGIALKDALGDKKGIKRYGSAMVPMDETLAQVVVDLSNRPHLEYRAELPSAKVGTFDTELVHEFLWKFALEARINLHVIVHYGTNTHHIIEAIFKALARALDEATTVDPRIKGVPSTKGML; from the coding sequence TTGAGTAGAACGGCTGGTATTGAACGGAATACGAATGAAACGCAAATTAAGCTTGAGTTACAAATAGATGGTGAGGGCAAGGCGAATATTCAAACGCCTGTGCCATTCCTTAATCATATGCTTGACCTTTGGACGAAGCATGGTCTTTTTGATTTAACGATTGAAGCCAATGGAGATGTTGAGATCGATGATCATCACACAACAGAGGATATTGGGATTTGTTTAGGAATAGCGCTAAAAGATGCGCTTGGTGATAAAAAAGGCATTAAGCGTTATGGTAGTGCGATGGTCCCGATGGACGAAACGCTTGCTCAGGTTGTCGTCGATTTAAGTAATCGTCCGCACTTAGAATACCGGGCAGAGCTTCCAAGTGCGAAAGTTGGAACGTTTGATACAGAGCTTGTCCATGAATTTCTATGGAAGTTTGCGCTTGAAGCAAGAATCAACCTTCACGTGATCGTTCATTACGGAACGAATACGCACCACATCATCGAAGCGATATTTAAAGCGTTAGCGAGAGCGCTGGATGAGGCAACAACGGTCGATCCGCGCATTAAAGGAGTGCCATCAACGAAAGGGATGTTATAG
- the hisH gene encoding imidazole glycerol phosphate synthase subunit HisH: MIGIVDYGMGNLHSVSKALERLNYDYFISEDQDELQKADGLILPGVGSFKDAMAILRSEKLDQFLLEWARSGKPLLGICLGMQLLFEESEENGETKGLALLQGKVRRFKGVTQSGERYKVPHMGWNRLEFQQKHPLLDDVEEGHVYFVHSYVVQGMDPTQLLASSSYNGVVPAVVGKNNVLGAQFHPEKSSTVGMKLLENFANLVTKKREAKIHE; encoded by the coding sequence ATGATTGGAATTGTTGATTATGGAATGGGCAATCTCCATAGTGTCAGTAAAGCGTTAGAGCGTTTAAACTATGACTATTTTATTTCTGAAGATCAAGACGAGCTCCAAAAAGCGGATGGTCTCATTTTACCTGGGGTTGGTTCTTTCAAAGATGCCATGGCCATTCTCCGTTCTGAAAAATTAGATCAATTTTTACTGGAATGGGCGAGATCTGGAAAGCCTTTACTAGGAATTTGCCTCGGGATGCAGCTCCTTTTCGAAGAAAGCGAAGAGAATGGTGAAACCAAGGGCCTAGCGCTTCTTCAAGGCAAAGTGCGTCGCTTTAAGGGTGTAACCCAATCAGGAGAGCGCTATAAAGTGCCGCACATGGGCTGGAACCGTCTTGAATTTCAGCAAAAACATCCGCTCTTAGACGATGTCGAGGAAGGGCACGTCTATTTCGTTCACTCCTATGTCGTTCAAGGTATGGACCCAACACAATTACTAGCTAGTAGCAGCTACAATGGCGTTGTTCCTGCAGTTGTGGGCAAAAACAATGTCTTAGGAGCCCAATTTCACCCTGAAAAAAGCAGTACGGTCGGCATGAAGCTACTCGAAAACTTTGCAAACCTAGTAACGAAAAAGAGAGAGGCGAAAATTCATGAGTAA
- the hisA gene encoding 1-(5-phosphoribosyl)-5-[(5-phosphoribosylamino)methylideneamino]imidazole-4-carboxamide isomerase, which translates to MSKFIIYPAIDIRDGNCVRLIQGDYDQETVYGNSPLDMARRFAEAGAEWIHTVDLDGAKAGRRVNHEHVIAIARELDVKVQVGGGIRTPEDVAAYLDNGVDRVILGSSAIKDPEFVKAMLKQYGEKIAIGIDARDGFVATEGWLETSKVTAEALGIELASFGAEVFIFTDISRDGMLSGPNTEAIAKLARATGKEVIASGGVSSLDDITELKQFEKDGIAGAITGKALYTNQFTLAEALERGAASVS; encoded by the coding sequence ATGAGTAAATTTATCATTTATCCGGCGATTGATATTCGCGACGGGAATTGTGTTCGCCTCATTCAAGGAGACTATGACCAAGAAACGGTGTACGGCAATTCTCCGTTAGACATGGCGAGACGTTTTGCAGAAGCGGGTGCAGAGTGGATCCACACGGTTGATCTAGACGGAGCCAAAGCAGGCCGACGCGTCAACCATGAGCATGTCATCGCGATTGCGCGCGAGTTAGACGTAAAAGTACAGGTTGGCGGTGGCATCCGAACTCCGGAAGATGTGGCTGCTTACTTAGACAATGGCGTTGACCGGGTAATACTCGGAAGCTCGGCCATTAAAGATCCGGAATTTGTCAAAGCGATGCTAAAGCAATACGGTGAAAAAATTGCCATTGGCATCGATGCTAGAGACGGCTTTGTGGCAACGGAAGGCTGGCTTGAAACTTCGAAAGTGACCGCTGAAGCGTTAGGAATTGAACTTGCTAGTTTCGGTGCTGAGGTTTTTATTTTTACCGACATATCCCGTGATGGCATGCTTTCAGGACCAAATACAGAAGCAATTGCCAAGCTTGCCCGTGCCACTGGCAAAGAGGTGATCGCTTCAGGTGGAGTGAGCTCGCTTGATGATATCACCGAGCTAAAGCAATTCGAAAAAGACGGGATTGCCGGTGCGATTACTGGAAAAGCCTTATATACAAACCAATTTACACTTGCAGAAGCGTTGGAACGAGGTGCTGCTAGTGTTAGCTAA
- the hisF gene encoding imidazole glycerol phosphate synthase subunit HisF, translating into MLAKRIIPCLDVKEGRVVKGVQFVNLRDAGDPVELAAFYDEQGADELVFLDISASHEGRKTMVDVVEQVAGQLAIPFTVGGGINTLADMKRILRAGADKVSLNTAAVNRPELITEGAVFFGSQCIVVAIDAKYDEALDSWRVYTHGGRKPTEWEVVAWAEEAVRRGAGEILLTSMDQDGEKKGFDLPLTKAVGEAVSVPVIASGGAGAKEDFDPVFKEAKADAALAASIFHYKETSVAEVKSFLKQRGVEVR; encoded by the coding sequence GTGTTAGCTAAACGAATTATTCCCTGCCTCGATGTCAAAGAGGGCCGCGTAGTCAAAGGCGTTCAGTTTGTCAATTTACGCGATGCTGGTGACCCTGTCGAACTTGCCGCCTTTTACGACGAGCAAGGCGCCGATGAACTCGTTTTTTTAGATATATCAGCCTCTCATGAAGGGCGCAAAACAATGGTTGATGTCGTTGAACAAGTAGCCGGGCAATTAGCCATCCCCTTCACCGTTGGCGGTGGCATCAACACACTAGCGGATATGAAACGAATTTTACGAGCAGGAGCAGATAAAGTCTCACTAAATACTGCAGCGGTCAATCGCCCAGAATTGATTACCGAAGGAGCAGTTTTCTTCGGCAGCCAATGTATCGTTGTCGCAATTGACGCAAAATATGATGAAGCTCTTGACTCTTGGCGCGTTTACACACATGGCGGCCGCAAGCCCACCGAATGGGAAGTCGTTGCTTGGGCCGAGGAAGCCGTCCGTCGCGGCGCTGGAGAAATCCTCCTCACAAGTATGGACCAAGACGGGGAAAAGAAAGGCTTTGACCTACCACTAACGAAGGCTGTTGGCGAAGCGGTATCAGTTCCAGTCATTGCCTCAGGTGGAGCTGGCGCGAAAGAAGACTTCGATCCGGTGTTTAAAGAAGCCAAAGCAGACGCAGCCTTGGCAGCATCAATTTTTCACTATAAAGAAACATCTGTCGCCGAAGTGAAAAGCTTTTTAAAACAGAGAGGGGTTGAAGTTCGCTAA
- the hisIE gene encoding bifunctional phosphoribosyl-AMP cyclohydrolase/phosphoribosyl-ATP diphosphatase HisIE — MNVTFDEKGLIPAVVQDATSKEVLTVAYMNEESLQKTLETRETWFYSRSRQELWHKGATSGNTQKVIDIRYDCDQDALVVLVIPAGPACHKGKYSCFSDSLLSSEAPTSDDRFRILNILESTIAQREAEKPEGSYTTYLFEKGIDKMLKKVGEEAGEVIIAAKNRDPEELKWEVADLLFHLLVVLREQKLPLDEVLKTLEERHGK; from the coding sequence ATGAACGTTACATTCGATGAAAAGGGACTAATCCCGGCTGTTGTGCAGGACGCCACAAGTAAAGAAGTGCTAACCGTTGCCTATATGAATGAAGAATCCCTGCAAAAAACGCTGGAAACGCGCGAGACCTGGTTTTATAGCCGGTCCCGTCAAGAACTATGGCATAAAGGCGCAACTTCAGGAAACACGCAAAAGGTCATCGACATTCGTTACGATTGTGATCAAGACGCTCTTGTTGTCCTAGTCATTCCTGCTGGCCCTGCCTGCCATAAGGGAAAATATAGTTGCTTCAGTGATTCCTTGTTGTCATCTGAAGCGCCAACTAGTGACGATCGCTTTCGGATTTTGAATATTCTCGAATCAACCATTGCCCAGCGTGAGGCCGAAAAACCCGAAGGCTCTTATACAACTTACCTATTTGAAAAAGGAATTGATAAGATGCTGAAGAAAGTCGGTGAGGAAGCCGGCGAAGTCATTATCGCAGCTAAAAACCGCGATCCCGAAGAACTAAAATGGGAAGTCGCCGACCTGCTATTCCACCTTCTCGTTGTCCTCCGCGAACAAAAACTTCCACTCGACGAAGTATTAAAGACATTGGAAGAAAGACATGGGAAGTGA
- a CDS encoding lipopolysaccharide assembly protein LapB, with product MSQNNETMKEMGLVYSNLQDAAYFYNKGIEAFRLQNLIKAQQYLERAVSLDPKEPAFYCQLAIILADLGDLHRSNDCLIKIVDEHLADEMPECHFFLANNYANLGLFEHARKEALLYLDKDPDGEFLEDTEDLLELLQEEDDLFAEAETMLIRYELAAHELKKQNYDKAILYFNDLLKENPEYWMAHIRLAEAYYLKGNSNKAIDILNSVLQKEDNVVARGYLMTYLYETDEKAKATLIADSLKNVWSIDDEHCYSLAISFGKIGEHNRALDGFERLQRRGFGDFPKFHYHVAVAYFYTGKIEKAVAIWEKLANLGNNDALANLQFLQEGNHLKPTYNYRA from the coding sequence ATGAGTCAAAATAATGAAACAATGAAAGAAATGGGATTAGTTTATTCTAATCTGCAAGATGCAGCTTATTTCTACAACAAAGGAATAGAAGCTTTTCGTCTGCAAAATTTAATAAAAGCACAACAATACCTTGAGCGTGCTGTAAGTTTAGATCCAAAAGAGCCTGCATTTTATTGTCAATTAGCAATTATTCTTGCTGACTTAGGTGATCTTCATCGCTCAAATGATTGTTTAATAAAAATAGTCGATGAACATTTAGCTGATGAAATGCCTGAATGTCATTTTTTTTTAGCGAATAACTATGCAAACTTGGGCTTGTTCGAGCATGCCAGAAAAGAAGCACTTCTTTATCTTGATAAGGATCCTGATGGAGAATTTCTCGAGGATACGGAAGATCTCCTCGAGCTATTGCAGGAGGAAGATGATTTATTTGCTGAAGCAGAAACAATGTTAATTCGTTATGAGTTAGCAGCTCATGAGCTTAAAAAACAAAACTATGATAAAGCGATTTTGTATTTCAATGATCTTCTTAAGGAAAACCCTGAATATTGGATGGCACATATTCGCCTTGCTGAAGCCTATTATTTAAAAGGAAACTCGAATAAGGCAATTGACATACTTAATTCAGTGTTGCAAAAAGAAGACAATGTGGTCGCTCGTGGCTATTTAATGACCTACCTATATGAAACAGATGAAAAGGCAAAGGCAACCCTTATCGCCGATTCATTAAAAAATGTGTGGAGTATTGATGATGAACATTGTTATAGCTTAGCGATATCTTTCGGTAAAATTGGAGAACACAATCGTGCCCTAGACGGCTTTGAGAGATTACAACGAAGAGGTTTTGGAGACTTTCCAAAGTTTCATTACCATGTAGCTGTTGCTTATTTTTACACAGGTAAAATCGAAAAAGCAGTTGCGATTTGGGAAAAGCTTGCCAACCTAGGAAATAATGACGCGTTAGCAAATTTACAATTCCTTCAAGAAGGAAATCACTTAAAGCCAACCTATAACTACCGAGCATAA
- the trxB gene encoding thioredoxin-disulfide reductase, which produces MSEEKIYDVIIAGAGPAGMTAAVYTSRGNLSTVMVERGVPGGQMANTEDVENYPGYESILGPDLSTKMFDHAKKFGAEYAYGDIKEIIDGKEYKTVVTGSKEFKGRAVIITTGAKYKKLGVPGESALGGRGVSYCAVCDGAFFKGKELVVVGGGDSAVEEANYLTRFASKVTVIHRREELRAQKILQDRAFANEKIDFLWNHVVTSINEDNKKVGSVTIKNVLDGTESEFKTDGVFIYIGMEPLNEPFKNLGITNADGYVETNDQMETKVPGIFAAGDIREKTLRQIVTATGDGSIAAQAAQHYIEELMEELKK; this is translated from the coding sequence ATGAGTGAAGAAAAAATTTATGACGTTATTATTGCAGGCGCAGGACCAGCAGGTATGACAGCTGCTGTGTATACATCTAGAGGTAACCTTTCTACAGTAATGGTTGAGCGTGGCGTACCTGGCGGGCAAATGGCCAATACTGAGGATGTTGAAAACTATCCAGGCTACGAAAGTATCTTAGGTCCTGATCTATCAACAAAAATGTTTGATCACGCAAAAAAATTCGGCGCAGAATATGCATATGGTGATATCAAAGAAATTATCGACGGCAAAGAATACAAAACCGTTGTAACAGGAAGCAAAGAATTTAAAGGAAGAGCAGTAATTATCACGACTGGTGCCAAGTATAAGAAGCTTGGCGTTCCTGGAGAGAGTGCTCTAGGAGGTCGCGGGGTATCTTATTGTGCCGTTTGTGACGGGGCATTCTTTAAAGGCAAAGAGTTAGTTGTCGTAGGTGGAGGAGACTCTGCAGTTGAGGAAGCCAATTACCTGACACGATTTGCATCAAAAGTTACCGTAATTCACCGTCGTGAGGAACTTCGCGCGCAAAAAATTCTACAAGATCGCGCCTTTGCGAATGAAAAAATTGATTTTTTATGGAACCATGTCGTTACTTCAATAAATGAAGACAACAAAAAAGTCGGCAGTGTCACGATTAAGAATGTTCTAGACGGGACAGAAAGCGAATTTAAAACAGACGGCGTTTTTATCTATATCGGTATGGAGCCATTAAATGAGCCATTTAAAAACCTTGGCATCACGAATGCTGATGGATACGTTGAAACAAATGACCAAATGGAGACGAAAGTTCCTGGAATTTTCGCCGCTGGTGACATTCGTGAAAAAACATTACGACAAATCGTTACAGCAACAGGCGACGGTAGTATCGCCGCCCAAGCAGCTCAACACTACATCGAAGAACTAATGGAAGAACTAAAAAAATAA